Genomic DNA from Alphaproteobacteria bacterium:
GCCCAGAATCAGGCAATCGCTGTCGCGCGCGTCATGTGCGGCGAACATTCACCCTATGCCGAGGTGCCGTGGTTCTGGTCGGATCAGTTCGATGCGAATATCCAGATGATCGGCGTTCCGCCGAAGACCGATCGCGTGGTGGTCAGGGGCGACCCCGCAAGCGGACGCTTTTTGTGCGTCAATCTCTCGAACGGCGTCGTCGAAGGTGCAACCGCCTTCAACATGGGCGGAGAAATCCGCTTCATGCGCAAGCTGATCGAGGTAAAGGCCCGCGTCGACGCGGCGGACATCGCCAGTCCCGCGACCAAGCTCAAGGACATGGCCGCACGTTTTTCGCCATGAGCGGCAAGCTCAACGAACGTTGCCAGCGCGGCAACTCGTCAGTATACTGCGTATATTCCTGATTTTTCCGATGGCGCCGATTGGAGGGGCTATCATGGATCGTGCGACGGATGACCGTGCTGCCAGCCGCGCGGGATCGAACCAGCCGCCGTCTGACGCTTTCGTCTGGCCTGAGGAAGGTCTCACGCGCATTCCCGATTGGGTTTACACGAGTCCCGAAATCTATGAGCGCGAGGTCGAACGAATCTTCCATGGGCCGACGTGGAACTATGTCGGACTCGAAGCGGAGATTCCGCATCCCGGCGATTACAAGCGCAGCTATGTCGGCCCGACGCCGATCGTCGTCACGCGCGACCGGGACGGCGTCATCCACGCTTTCGAAAATCGTTGCGCCCATCGCGGCGCTGAGTTCTGTCGGCATTCTCGCGGCCATGCGAAGGAATTCGTTTGCCCCTACCACCAGTGGACCTACGATCTCGGCGGCAAGCTGATCGGGATTCCCTTCCGCCGCGGCCTCCACAAGGAAGGCGGGATGCCGCGAGAATTCGATCCCGCCGACCATGCGCCCCGGCGCTTGAGCGTGACGACACACCGCGGCGTCATATTCGCATCCTACGCGGACGTAATGGAACCCATCGCCGAATATCTGACGCCGGAAATCCTTGGGGATTTCGAAGCGACCTTCGATGGACGCAAGCTCGAGATTCTCGGCTACTACCGCAACAGGCTGCCCGCCAACTGGAA
This window encodes:
- a CDS encoding aromatic ring-hydroxylating dioxygenase subunit alpha, coding for MDRATDDRAASRAGSNQPPSDAFVWPEEGLTRIPDWVYTSPEIYEREVERIFHGPTWNYVGLEAEIPHPGDYKRSYVGPTPIVVTRDRDGVIHAFENRCAHRGAEFCRHSRGHAKEFVCPYHQWTYDLGGKLIGIPFRRGLHKEGGMPREFDPADHAPRRLSVTTHRGVIFASYADVMEPIAEYLTPEILGDFEATFDGRKLEILGYYRNRLPANWKLYHENLKDPYHATLLHAYLVSFGLLVAGNKSAMIVDPKGRHGVMGSAKPEDRPKVDEGSKKEMRAYKDGMTLNDPRILDYVKEFRSPWSVTMLTIWPNLIVQRELNTLGTRQIVPHGPGEFTMIWTMFGFEGDDDAMKRHRLRQGNLMGPAGFLGLEDNEAMKFVQDGITKSSQDSAAIVELGGREEGTSTTLITEAAIRSMYRYYREVMDL